The sequence AGTTCATCGAACTTAAAGTTAATTTTATAGTAAAAATTGTATTTTTAATCCTACAACTTTAAAACTATAAGATTATGAAAACCAAATTTTCAATTGTTTTAGCCTTATTTACTTTTTACTTTGCAAACGCGCAGCAAGAAGATCAAGTTAATTCTGAAATGAATTCTGCAAAAGGTATCACCTTTGCTCATGGTGATATGTTTATTGAAGGTGCTTTACAAATTGCCACTGGCGGCGATCGTGATTATTATGCTTTTAATCCTAAATTTGGATATTTCCTTAATGATAAATTTGCCGTAGGCGGACAAGTTAGTTTTTCAAGTGACAAATATGAATCTACTAACACTAAAACCAATATTTTTGGAATTGGTGGATTTGCGAGATATTATGTTTTGGAACTCGATAAAAAACGTTTCAAAGCTTATGGCGAAGCAGGATTAGGTTATGGCCGAAACAAAATAGAAGACAACACTGGCTCTGATGACAGCAACAGTCTAACTGCCAACATCAATGTTGGTTTAAACTATTTTGTAACCAAAAATATCGCTGTAACTTTTGTATTGGCAAACTTACTATCATACAACAGCGTTTCTCCAGAAAATGGTCCATCTTCAAATACATTCGAATTAAACATCAACTTGTTCAATAATATTTTTGATCAGCCAAAATTTGGACTTTTGTATAGATTCTAAGTCCCAAATTAAAATATTGAAAAGCTGTCTCAATTTGGGACAGCTTTTTTATTCCTTTAAATATTTAACCTTTGTAACTTTGAGCCTCTGAACCTAAAAAAGAAAAAATGCTCGACGAAACTCCAAAACGATTTGACCGAATTGTTGCCATTCTTATTCAATTGCAATCTAAAAAAATTGTAAAAGCACAAGAATTGGCCGACCGTTTTGACTGCAGTTTGCGAACCATTTACAGAGATATTCGAACTCTTGAAGCTTCTGGAGTTCCTATTTACAGTGAAGCTGGAGTGGGTTATGCTTTGATGGACGGCTACAGATTGCCTCCTGTGATGTTCACGCGTGAAGAAGTCAGCAGTTTTATTGCTGCAGAAAAATTAATGCAAAAGTTTACTGATCCGTCTCTTGGAAGTCATCACGCTTCGGCGATGTATAAATTAAAATCGGTTTTGAGAAGTACGGATAAAGATTATCTTTCGAATATTGAATCGAGGGTTGTGATGCAAACTGCTGAACCAATGTTTAATAATAATTCTCCAAATACTTTAGCTGTTCTTTTTGAAGGTATAGCTGAGAAAAAACAAATTCTCCTTACGTATAAAACCTTTGAAAAAGACGAAACTACGCAACGAAATTTAGAACCCGTTGGTGTATTTCATGATAATAATAATTGGTATTTTCTCGGGTATTGTCATTTACGACAAGATTACCGCCAATTCAGAACCGATCGTATTCAGGAAATTAAAAAGACAGAACTTGACTTTACGATAGAGCACGATGCTTTGGAAACTTATTTGACCAAAACAGAAAATTGTCCAACAACAAAAGTGAGAATATTAGTCGATAAAAAAATTGCAAGATATTTGGCAACAGAACGCAAATATCATGGCTTCGTTTCAGAAAAAGAAATAGGCAATCAAATCGAAATGACCTTTATGTCTCGAAGTGTCGAAGAAGGTTTTCCTCGCTGGTTTTTGATGTTTGGCGATTATGCCACAATCCTAGAGCCTGAAAGGCTAAAAACTAGAACTTTAGAATTGTTAGAAGTCAACAGGCAAAGGCTTTTATAGAAAAAAAAACTCCTAAAGAAACCAAGTTGCATTAGGAGTTTTTTATTTTTATTTCTGATTTTTTACAACATTGTAAAAATTGTAATCGGTGTTTGAAGCATCTGTAATGCCTATATTTCTGCCCATCGTTACAATTTGTCCGCGATGATACGTTCCGTGATTGATGACCTGAAGCAAATAATCTGCAATTGGCAATTCACATTCAAACCACGGATTACTGATTTTAATTTCTTTACCCAAATCTTCTTCTGACAATGAATGGATAAAATGCTTCAATTTTGCAGATGAATTCAATAAACCTGAAAAGATTTCGTCTTTAGACAATTCATTTTCCGTCTTTTTCTGATGCATATCAGTTTCAGAAATTACAGAAAACCAATATTCTTCTGTTGACCAAATATGATCAAGTGTTTTTACAATAGTCGAAAAACTCGAAGGTACTTCTGCATATAGCAATTCATCAGATTTCGGCGAAAGCCAGTTCACAAATTGCTGATTTACCCATAAATTATAGTCTGCATAATTTGACATTATTTTTTTCAAACTCATAGCCGTTAATTTTAGATTTTGAATAAAGTTACAACGAATTGCTAATTATCTTTCCCAAAAAAATGGTGGTTCAATATTTAAAGCTCTCAAATACACATAAGCTTGACCGCGGTGATGCACTTCATTATCAATAAAATACAAAATATTTTGAATAATCGGAAATTCATATTGCCCAAAAAGATTAAAGTTTTCGCTAAAATCTTCAATTGATAATTGTTCCCAATATTTGTTGATTTCTTCAGTTGCTTCATCCCATTTTTCAAGATATTGTGCTTTAAAAATCAATTTTTCTCCCCCTTCTTCATTATAAGGCTCACTTGTTCTGTTTACGATTCCTTTTAGTGCCGGAACTGCGATTGCCAAAAGTTCATCGACTAATTTTGAAAAAGGGCGCATACCACCAATCGAAAACTCAAAGAAATCTTTCTCTGGAAAAAGTTCAATCAAACGACGCGTTAAGGCGCGGTGCCCTTGCCAGTGTTTCAACAAATCTTCTGAAGTAATTACTTGTGCTTCTAATGTTTTCATGATTTTAAAGTTTTAAATTTTTAATACTTCAAAAGTAAAATGGGCTGGTGACAACAGTTTGTCAGCAGGAAAAAATAATTTTAAAATATTTTTTGCTGTAGTAAAAACGCACCACCATAGAGATACTGTGCTAATTTATTTTTTTTGAATTGCCTCCAGCTTTAGCTGGGGGAAAATGATTATCAAAAAAGGCTTTAACCAGAATTTTAATGTTCGGCTAAAGCCTTTTTACATTCACATTAAGATGACCTCCAGCTAAAGCAGGAGGCAATTGATTTTTAAGACATACAGTATAATTCTGCTAGAAAAAAACTTAGTCCCGAAGCCTCGGGATAGTATCTTAGAATCTTTAAAAAAAACCTTTGTATCTTTGCACCTAAATAACTTTGGAACTTTAAAAAATGATTGAAGATAAAAATCCGCAACGTACCAGTATAGCGCAATTAGGCGAGTTTGGACTAATTGACCATTTAACGCGAAATTTTGATATTACTCAAGAATCGACTTTAAAAAGTATTGGTGACGATGCAGCAGTTTTAGATTTTAAGGACAAAAAAACAGTTGTTTCTACAGATTTATTGATCGAAGGCGTTCATTTTGATTTGGCTTATATGCCTTTAAAACATTTGGGCTACAAATCGGTGGTTGTAAATCTTTCTGATATTTGCGCAATGAATGCGAAGCCAACACAAATTACGGTTTCTGTTGCTGTTTCAAATCGTTTTCCGTTAGAAGCCTTAGAAGAATTATTCGACGGAATAACGCGCGCTGCGAAAGAATATAAAGTAGATGTTATAGGCGGCGACACTACCTCATCTCAAAAAGGATTAATTATCAGCATTACCGCAATTGGTGAAGCCGATGAAAACGAAATTGCTTATAGAAACGGAGCCAAACAAACCGATTTATTAGTTGTAACCGGAGATATTGGTGCGGCCTATATGGGATTGCAGGTTTTGGAACGTGAAAAACAGGTTTTCCAGGTAAATCCAAACAGCCAACCTGATTTAGATCCTTATACCTATTTGGTCGAAAGACAATTGAAGCCAGAAGCCAGAACAGATGTTCGTACACTTTTGCACGCGTTGGAAATCAAACCAACTTCGATGATTGATATTTCTGACGGATTATCATCTGAAATTATTCATATCTGCAAACAATCAAAAGTGGGCTGTAATTTATACGAAGACAAACTGCCTTTGGATCCTCAGTTTATTTCGACTTGTGAAGAATTCAATATTGACAGCACAACAGTGGCTATCAATGGTGGAGAAGATTATGAACTTTTGTTTACAATTGACATTAATGACTTTGACAAAATAAAAGGAAATCCGAATTTTTCAATTATCGGCCATATGACAGAAGAAAACGAAGGCATACACCTTGTAACGCGTGCAAACAGAAAAATTGCTTTAAAAGCACGCGGATGGGATGCTTTAAGCGAATAATTTTTAAAAATCTCAAATAAAAAATTCCAAATTCCAACTGTTAGCTCAGTTATTGGAATTTGGAATTTATATTTATTGGAATTTATATTTTAAAATAGCCCTTTGCTTTTAGCTTCTCTCACAAGTTCTTCATCAGAGCCGCTTCTGATTTTAAGCAATTCTTTTAAATTAAGTTTTCGTTTTTCAATTGCTGCAAAAGAAATTGGTATATAATGCGACATTTCTTCTGTTCGTGTTCCTTTTGATAAATGAAACAAAATCTGCTTATCAAATTCATCAATTTCAATTGAGTTATGAGGCGACTGATTCAGCATCTTAACTACTGACTGGCTATAATATTTTTCGTTTTTCATTACTTTATCAAAAGCAAAAAGAAGCTCATCAAAAGTCAAATCGTTTTTGATAATAAGTCCGTTTGGGTTTATGGTCCTAATGATTGTCTTGATTTTCAAAAGCTCGGTGTACATGGTGAGCAAAATTATTTTGCAATGTGGCATCTTTTTTAAAATCAATATTGCCAAATCTTCACCAGAATAAAGCTCTTTCTCCTCATAGGCCGGCATACTAATATCTAAAAAAGCGATATCAAAGTTTGGAGTTACATCACGTTCGAGCAAATCATAGGCTGATTTACAGTCATAAGCCTGAGCAATATGAAAATCATATTCTTTCGGGTTATAACGCGTGATCGCATTTTTATATCCCTCAATAATAAAGGGATGATCGTCGACAATTAAAATGTTTCGCGTGATTAAGTGCGAAATTGGAGCGGTTAAATCAAATGTCATTATTATGCAGGTTAATTTTTTGATCGATTGGGACTTTCACAACGAGAAGTGTTCCTTCTCCTTTGGCAGATTTTACAGTAACGATACCCTTACATTCTGCGGCTCTATATTGAATATTATGCAATCCAATTCCATTTTTGGTTCTTTTTGTATTAAAACCTTTTCCATCATCTGCAATAGAGAGCACTAAATGATTTATTTCACTTTTAAATTCAACAACAATCTTGTCAGCATCTGCATATTTATTACAATTTTGAAGTGCCTCTTGTATAATTCTGTACAAATTAATTTTTACGGCATTACTAACAAGATCCCATTTTATATGAGAATCAAATGTCGTGATTAATTTTGAATCATACGTGTTTCTTTGATTTTCAAATAGTTTCATCAAGATTGCAACAAAATTATTAATTAATTCCGATTTTTCTCTATTTAAGTCATGCGAAATTTCACGTATGTCTTCTTCAATATGTTTTAGTTCTGTCAAATATTTTTTTCTTTTCGCCGCTGCATGCGCTTCATCGACTTTATCAAGGCTGTCCAAACTAATTCTCACTCCAAACATTCGGCCCAAAACGCCATCGTGCAATTCTTGAGCAACCTTTTTCTTTTCCTTAATTCGGGTTGATTCAATTTCATTTTGCTGCGAAATCATCAAGTTGTAAATATCTTCATTTGCAATTTGCTGTTGCTGTTTAAAAAGCAATTCTCTGTTTTTTGCCTGTTGTGTCTTATAAACATAAAAAAACAAACCAACCAAAGTACAAATACTAAAAACATAAATCAGCGTTCTGTTTTTTTCCTGAAGATTCGAGTTTTGATCTTTTATTTCATTGGTTTCATATTCAATACGAGAAAATTTTTCTCCCATTTTTCGCTCCGATTTGAGCATCTTTTCATTCAAATTAAAATATTCTTTAGAATAAACAGATGCCTTTTTGGGATCGACAATAGCAATTTGCTTGAGCGCTTCCAAAGTATTTTTTCCAATGCCTAAACTACGCGCTAAAACCAATGCTTGCTTTGAATACTGAATAGCTTTAAAAGTATCTTTTTCAAAAGCATAAAACTCTGATAAGTGAATTCTGCTTGACACTGCCGCTGATTTTAAGCCTAAACTGTCTCTAATTGCCAAAGCTCTTTCAAATTGGTCTGGAAGCCCCGTAAAATCTCTTAATTTAAATTTAGAATAGGCAAGATTATCCAATAACATTGCATACAAAACGTTTTTTTCCTGAAATAAATTTTTCTGATTTAGGCCTTTCTGAAAATATTCTTTTGCTTGCTCATAATCATTCAAATTAATGTAAACAAAACCAATATTATTCAATGACGTTGCTTCTAATTGCAATTCTGAGGGAATTGTTTTATCCTTTAAAACAGCTATAGCTTTTTTATGAAATTCCAGAGACTTGTCATATTCTTCCCTATCGTTATATAATATCCCTAAAAGATTGTAACAATCGTAAAGAAGATCATTTACGTTTTTTTGTTTTTTTAAAAGACTCAAGGCTTTAAAAACTGCAATTTCGCTTTCAAAAAAATCTCCTTCATTGTACTGAAGGCTAGCCTTACTTAAATAAGTCTGCGCTAGATTGTATTGATCATTAATCCTGATATAAATTTTTTGAGCTTTAAAAAAATTCAGGAATGCACTATCAGAAATACTTTGCGTACCATAAAAATCTCCCAAATAAGTATAAGCTTTTCCAATACTCACCGAGTCTTTTGCACTAATTGAACGTTCTAAAATCAATTTCGA comes from Flavobacterium sp. KACC 22761 and encodes:
- a CDS encoding outer membrane beta-barrel protein; the encoded protein is MKTKFSIVLALFTFYFANAQQEDQVNSEMNSAKGITFAHGDMFIEGALQIATGGDRDYYAFNPKFGYFLNDKFAVGGQVSFSSDKYESTNTKTNIFGIGGFARYYVLELDKKRFKAYGEAGLGYGRNKIEDNTGSDDSNSLTANINVGLNYFVTKNIAVTFVLANLLSYNSVSPENGPSSNTFELNINLFNNIFDQPKFGLLYRF
- a CDS encoding YafY family protein — protein: MLDETPKRFDRIVAILIQLQSKKIVKAQELADRFDCSLRTIYRDIRTLEASGVPIYSEAGVGYALMDGYRLPPVMFTREEVSSFIAAEKLMQKFTDPSLGSHHASAMYKLKSVLRSTDKDYLSNIESRVVMQTAEPMFNNNSPNTLAVLFEGIAEKKQILLTYKTFEKDETTQRNLEPVGVFHDNNNWYFLGYCHLRQDYRQFRTDRIQEIKKTELDFTIEHDALETYLTKTENCPTTKVRILVDKKIARYLATERKYHGFVSEKEIGNQIEMTFMSRSVEEGFPRWFLMFGDYATILEPERLKTRTLELLEVNRQRLL
- a CDS encoding DinB family protein, translated to MSLKKIMSNYADYNLWVNQQFVNWLSPKSDELLYAEVPSSFSTIVKTLDHIWSTEEYWFSVISETDMHQKKTENELSKDEIFSGLLNSSAKLKHFIHSLSEEDLGKEIKISNPWFECELPIADYLLQVINHGTYHRGQIVTMGRNIGITDASNTDYNFYNVVKNQK
- a CDS encoding DinB family protein produces the protein MKTLEAQVITSEDLLKHWQGHRALTRRLIELFPEKDFFEFSIGGMRPFSKLVDELLAIAVPALKGIVNRTSEPYNEEGGEKLIFKAQYLEKWDEATEEINKYWEQLSIEDFSENFNLFGQYEFPIIQNILYFIDNEVHHRGQAYVYLRALNIEPPFFWER
- the thiL gene encoding thiamine-phosphate kinase, yielding MIEDKNPQRTSIAQLGEFGLIDHLTRNFDITQESTLKSIGDDAAVLDFKDKKTVVSTDLLIEGVHFDLAYMPLKHLGYKSVVVNLSDICAMNAKPTQITVSVAVSNRFPLEALEELFDGITRAAKEYKVDVIGGDTTSSQKGLIISITAIGEADENEIAYRNGAKQTDLLVVTGDIGAAYMGLQVLEREKQVFQVNPNSQPDLDPYTYLVERQLKPEARTDVRTLLHALEIKPTSMIDISDGLSSEIIHICKQSKVGCNLYEDKLPLDPQFISTCEEFNIDSTTVAINGGEDYELLFTIDINDFDKIKGNPNFSIIGHMTEENEGIHLVTRANRKIALKARGWDALSE
- a CDS encoding response regulator — protein: MTFDLTAPISHLITRNILIVDDHPFIIEGYKNAITRYNPKEYDFHIAQAYDCKSAYDLLERDVTPNFDIAFLDISMPAYEEKELYSGEDLAILILKKMPHCKIILLTMYTELLKIKTIIRTINPNGLIIKNDLTFDELLFAFDKVMKNEKYYSQSVVKMLNQSPHNSIEIDEFDKQILFHLSKGTRTEEMSHYIPISFAAIEKRKLNLKELLKIRSGSDEELVREAKSKGLF
- a CDS encoding tetratricopeptide repeat protein; this encodes MKKTSQIVLFLFLILLGCNKKTSLDRTIVSTEDSLKSYLSLANDINLSYELKQKYAKKAFSIIIDKNNDSLNRANLFKVANRYYNMKDLKSYRDISKLILERSISAKDSVSIGKAYTYLGDFYGTQSISDSAFLNFFKAQKIYIRINDQYNLAQTYLSKASLQYNEGDFFESEIAVFKALSLLKKQKNVNDLLYDCYNLLGILYNDREEYDKSLEFHKKAIAVLKDKTIPSELQLEATSLNNIGFVYINLNDYEQAKEYFQKGLNQKNLFQEKNVLYAMLLDNLAYSKFKLRDFTGLPDQFERALAIRDSLGLKSAAVSSRIHLSEFYAFEKDTFKAIQYSKQALVLARSLGIGKNTLEALKQIAIVDPKKASVYSKEYFNLNEKMLKSERKMGEKFSRIEYETNEIKDQNSNLQEKNRTLIYVFSICTLVGLFFYVYKTQQAKNRELLFKQQQQIANEDIYNLMISQQNEIESTRIKEKKKVAQELHDGVLGRMFGVRISLDSLDKVDEAHAAAKRKKYLTELKHIEEDIREISHDLNREKSELINNFVAILMKLFENQRNTYDSKLITTFDSHIKWDLVSNAVKINLYRIIQEALQNCNKYADADKIVVEFKSEINHLVLSIADDGKGFNTKRTKNGIGLHNIQYRAAECKGIVTVKSAKGEGTLLVVKVPIDQKINLHNNDI